A window of Thermococcus sp. LS1 genomic DNA:
TAGCTGACACCATAAAAACGGTCGAGCAGTACAGCGACGTAATAGTTATACGCCACCCGATGGAGGGCGCGGCAAGACTCGCCGCCGAAGTGGCTGAAATCCCCGTCATCAATGCCGGCGATGGAAGCAACCAGCACCCAACGCAGACTCTTCTCGACCTTTACACCATAAAGCGCGCCTTCGGGAAGATAGACGGCCTCAGAGTAGGCCTTCTCGGTGATTTGAAGTACGGAAGAACGGTGCACAGTCTGGCGGAAGCTTTAGCTTTCTACGATGTCGAGCTTTACCTCATCTCACCGGAACTCCTCAGGATGCCCAAGCATATAGTCGAGGAGCTACGCGAGAAGGGCGTTAAGGTCCACGAGACGACAGATCTGGAGGGAACGGTTCCCGAGCTGGACGTCCTATACGTGACGAGGATCCAGAGGGAGCGCTTCCCCGACGAACAGGAGTACCTCAAGGTCAAGGGAAGCTACCAGGTGAACTGCGCCGTTCTGAAGAACGCAAAGGAGAGCCTCAAGATAATGCACCCGCTCCCAAGGGTCGACGAGATACATCCAGAGGTTGACAGGACACCCCACGCCCTCTACTTCCGCCAGGTCTTCTCGGGCGTTCCGGTTAGAATGGCTTTGCTCGGACTCACTCTTGGAGTTCTGGAGGGATAAAGATGGCCGAGCTCAAGGTCACCGCGATTAAGGAAGGAACTGTCATAGACCACATTCCGGCCGGGAAGGGCCTCAAGGTCATCGAGATACTCAGCCTAAACAGGCCCAACGGGGGAGTTTTGCTCCTTGCCTCAAACGTCCACAGCAAGAAGCTCGGCAAGAAGGACATCGTCAAAATCGAGGGCAAGTTCCTGAGCGAGGAGGAAGTCAACAAGATATCGCTCATCGCGCCGACCGCCACGGTTAACATCGTAAGGGACTACAAGGTGGCGGAGAAGTTCAACGTGGAGATTCCGGACGAAATAGTGGGAATCCTCCGCTGTGCCAACCCCAACTGCGTGAGCAACCACGAGCACGTCGTTTCGAGGT
This region includes:
- the pyrB gene encoding aspartate carbamoyltransferase, with the translated sequence MEWKGRDVISVRDFSKEDIEFVLKIAERLEEELNEKGHLEYARGKILATLFFEPSTRTRLSFESAMHRLGGSVIGFSSAASTSVKKGESLADTIKTVEQYSDVIVIRHPMEGAARLAAEVAEIPVINAGDGSNQHPTQTLLDLYTIKRAFGKIDGLRVGLLGDLKYGRTVHSLAEALAFYDVELYLISPELLRMPKHIVEELREKGVKVHETTDLEGTVPELDVLYVTRIQRERFPDEQEYLKVKGSYQVNCAVLKNAKESLKIMHPLPRVDEIHPEVDRTPHALYFRQVFSGVPVRMALLGLTLGVLEG
- the pyrI gene encoding aspartate carbamoyltransferase regulatory subunit codes for the protein MAELKVTAIKEGTVIDHIPAGKGLKVIEILSLNRPNGGVLLLASNVHSKKLGKKDIVKIEGKFLSEEEVNKISLIAPTATVNIVRDYKVAEKFNVEIPDEIVGILRCANPNCVSNHEHVVSRFYVVSKRPLKVRCHYCERTMEEDEILSNL